A genomic stretch from Erigeron canadensis isolate Cc75 chromosome 9, C_canadensis_v1, whole genome shotgun sequence includes:
- the LOC122581704 gene encoding chromo domain-containing protein LHP1-like — protein sequence MKGGGGKRKPTKKTTSDLPKQKQKSVQNEQENEYDDDNDDEQQEQVPELAEGYYVIESVRKKRVHKGATQYLIKWQGWPESANTWEPVENLSVCPELIEAFEERSNGKRKRRHGGATMSRSKEKEKQQMEQQVPEATEKEKQQVEEQFPEDTYPVPAVKLTILEEPCLGRCVHMPKMSNVAENTVVGTTDIENANPLNNTVSVTGSLENGEMEEMSKSDVEVIDPKATSSKDEEAEFGIHIQEYVTAENGISNVDTTEILRTSPRLGTRRRKSCSVKRFKKDPNSFPKKDAAGKTTAACDVAVQDDINNGGDMENGLNPKNVAEIPRNVSVITKIVKPVNYSTSILNDVEEVCVSFLVKRSDGEEVVVDNKYLKENNPVLLINFYEQHLRYNNPSE from the exons ATGAAAGGCGGCGGAGGTAAACGAAAACCCACCAAAAAAACAACCTCAGATCttccaaaacaaaaacaaaaatccgTCCAAAATGAACAAGAAAATGAGTacgatgatgataatgatgatgaacaACAAGAACAAGTCCCTGAGTTAGCTGAAGGGTATTATGTGATTGAATCTGTACGGAAGAAAAGAGTCCACAAG GGGGCGACTCAGTATCTTATTAAATG GCAAGGGTGGCCAGAGTCGGCTAATACGTGGGAACCTGTTGAGAATCTTAGCGTATGTCCTGAGCTCATTGAGGCATTTGAAGAAAG ATCAAATGGGAAGCGTAAGCGCAGGCATGGAGGGGCCACTATGTCACGATCAAAGGAGAAGGAGAAGCAGCAAATGGAGCAACAGGTTCCCGAGGCCACAGAAAAGGAGAAGCAGCAAGTGGAGGAACAATTTCCTGAGGATACATATCCAGTACCTGCTGTGAAACTAACAATTCTGGAGGAGCCTTGTCTAGGTCGTTGTGTCCACATGCCGAAAATGAGTAATGTGGCTGAAAATACTGTTGTGGGCACAACTGATATTGAAAATGCAAACCCATTAAACAATACTGTATCTGTTACTGGTTCTTTAGAAAATGGAGAAATGGAAGAAATGTCAAAGTCCGACGTAGAAGTCATTGATCCTAAAGCTACATCATCTAAAGATGAAGAGGCTGAGTTTGGCATACACATTCAAGAATATGTAACAGCTGAAAATGGGATTTCCAATGTTGATACAACAGAGATTCTTCGTACTAGCCCCCGACTTGGAACTAGAAGAAGGAAGTCTTGTTCTGTTAAGCGCTTTAAGAAAGACCCAAACTCATTTCCCAAAAAGGATGCGGCTGGAAAGACTACTGCTGCTTGTGATGTAGCTGTGCAAGATGATATTAACAATGGTGGTGACATGGAGAACGGTTTGAATCCTAAAAATGTTGCTGAAATTCCCCGAAATGTCTCTGTTATTACAAAGATTGTTAAGCCGGTTAACTATTCAACGTCTATACTTAATGACGTGGAGGAAGTGTGTGTTTCCTTTTTAGTTAAGAG ATCAGATGGAGAAGAGGTTGTTGTTGATAACAAATATCTAAAGGAAAACAATCCAGTTCTG TTGATCAACTTTTACGAGCAACATCTGCGGTACAACAACCCTTCTGAATGA
- the LOC122582344 gene encoding upstream activation factor subunit spp27-like, with product MASYGGARRVFTGCRTLLAAAKSSTATTTIPKPTPTTVTPKKNNKQIKKSTTQGAKVEKIKKIRSPVVSGISKPSPISPALGLFLGGVSEYPRTDAVKKIWDYIKLHQLQNPTNKKEIICDEKLKTIFDGKDKVGFLEIAKLLAPHFVKST from the exons ATGGCGTCTTACGGTGGTGCTAGACGGGTTTTTACCGGCTGTAGAACTTTATTAGCCGCCGCAAAATCATCCACGGCCACTACCACCATTCCCAAACCCACGCCCACAACTGTTACCCCaaagaaaaacaacaaacaGATCAAGAAATCAACAACTCAAGGAGCTAAAGTtgagaaaatcaagaaaataagaTCCCCAGTTGTTTCCGGGATATCGAAACCATCTCCGATTTCACCGGCTTTAGGTCTCTTTCTTGGTGGTGTTTCTGAATACCCTCGTACCGATGCCGTTAAAAAGATTTGGGACTATATCAAGCTTCATCAGCTTCAG AATCCAAcaaataagaaagaaataatcTGTGATGAAAAGCTGAAGACTATATTTGACGGGAAGGACAAAGTTGGTTTTCTAGAGATCGCGAAGTTGCTAGCTCCTCATTTCGTGAAATCAACTTGA
- the LOC122582716 gene encoding uncharacterized protein LOC122582716 — translation MLRKTILTVSPDELSKLHWINVGFGVCPNTLDPKIVKITRNTNQVEVFTLSLRAWRSPLSNTCPRESISFGSQVVVDGFIYWDASDRIEVGGLCRYDILIMSFDLTSEEFTELYHPNSCDHDLLSNLRESLGVVEFIRTTHINYFNIWIMKGCGCTRSFEKLYSISTFDVSIEKTLGFRRSGAPVIEIENDSGESTATLAVYDPKSKDITEVWSSGMLGSFCVHSYMETLLLLDY, via the coding sequence ATGCTAAGGAAAACGATCCTTACGGTTTCACCTGATGAGTTAAGCAAACTGCATTGGATTAATGTCGGTTTTGGCGTTTGTCCTAACACTCTTGACCCTAAGATTGTCAAGATTACTAGAAATACAAACCAAGTTGAGGTATTTACTTTGAGTTTACGGGCTTGGAGAAGTCCACTAAGCAACACTTGTCCTCGTGAATCGATTTCATTCGGATCTCAGGTAGTTGTTGACGGGTTTATTTATTGGGATGCCTCTGATAGGATCGAAGTGGGTGGTTTATGTAGGTATGACATTCTCATTATGTCATTTGATCTGACAAGTGAAGAATTCACAGAACTATACCACCCTAATTCCTGTGATCATGATTTGTTATCTAATCTAAGGGAGTCTCTTGGTGTTGTTGAATTCATTCGTACAACacacataaattattttaacatATGGATAATGAAAGGGTGTGGCTGTACAAGATCCTTTGAAAAGCTTTACAGCATTAGCACATTTGATGTATCAATAGAAAAGACACTGGGGTTCAGAAGGAGTGGTGCACCCGTAATTGAAATAGAGAATGACTCCGGAGAATCAACTGCTACGCTTGCTGTTTATGACCCCAAATCAAAGGACATCACTGAAGTTTGGAGCAGTGGAATGTTGGGTTCATTCTGTGTGCATTCTTATATGGAAACACTTCTTTTGCTTGATTATTGA